A single window of Amphiura filiformis chromosome 17, Afil_fr2py, whole genome shotgun sequence DNA harbors:
- the LOC140138477 gene encoding phosphatidylinositol phosphatase PTPRQ-like has translation MDNPCVLHEPVVLSYVYRLLQFSNNIVITGEVEAVEDGLTTIQILNVECDTTYELSIDAKTAVGVGPETVFTFSTERSPNPFSPGSSLMIRKVSSSTTVVSWRDSLSVCPSTDFVVEYRLLNLEQCQVQLLDTSTRISTRESEIMLNNLNGGSTYMVSVTGQTSSGVDAVLEETWTTPDSVPQLRPTDIGIVYYNPFDLVLEWSAPPCGTRGGVICYEYELVTVSDLTVIRGTTTVPRIQIIPPSGYVNYLFRVATKNSVGLVYSNNINVVPQIIDDDGLCPDRFCLNGGTSYSDNGECFCR, from the exons ATGGACAATCCGTGTGTCCTTCATGAACCAGTGGTCTTATCGTATGTGTATAGACTGTTACAATTTTCAAACAACATTGTAATTACAG GCGAGGTTGAAGCAGTAGAAGACGGACTTACCACAATTCAAATATTGAATGTGGAATGCGACACGACATACGAATTATCAATTGATGCTAAAACAGCGGTTGGTGTTGGACCCGAAACTGTTTTCACCTTCTCAACTGAACGTTCACCAA ATCCATTTAGTCCTGGGTCATCACTAATGATCAGGAAAGTATCATCTTCTACTACGGTAGTTTCATGGAGAGACAGTTTGTCAGTATGTCCGTCTACAGATTTTGTTGTTGAGTATAGATTATTAAACCTAGAGCAGTGTCAAGTTCAGCTTCTCGATACTTCGACTCGCATTTCTACTCGTGAAAGCGAAATCATGCTAAATAATCTTAACGGTGGTTCTACGTACATGGTATCTGTTACTGGTCAGACATCATCTGGCGTGGATGCTGTATTAGAAGAAACCTGGACCACTCCCGATTCAG TCCCACAATTACGCCCAACAGACATCGGCATTGTGTATTACAACCCATTTGATCTCGTCTTAGAATGGAGTGCTCCACCTTGTGGAACACGAGGAGGTGTTATTTGTTACGAGTATGAGTTGGTGACGGTGTCTGATCTTACAGTAATCAGAGGTACCACAACGGTTCCAAGGATCCAGATCATTCCGCCATCTGGTTACGTCAACTACCTTTTCCGGGTTGCAACAAAAAATAGTGTTGGTCTTGTGTACAGCAATAACATCAATGTTGTACCACAAATTATCGATGATGATG gTCTTTGTCCAGATAGATTTTGCCTAAATGGAGGCACTAGTTATTCTGACAATGGCGAATGTTTTTGCAGGTAG